In a genomic window of Helianthus annuus cultivar XRQ/B chromosome 10, HanXRQr2.0-SUNRISE, whole genome shotgun sequence:
- the LOC110881551 gene encoding uncharacterized protein LOC110881551, whose amino-acid sequence MSRKLDERLPGQFAANTQPNPNAHVKAITTRSGRTVGNPSVEEREVDEDGDIIDEVIEMEAPGKVQKRLSPASTAQPGESQSEKKVEKKPIDVRPSPYVNHAYAPFPSRLKNQKYSREYGQFLDIFKQLKINLPFIEALQSMPKYAKFLKDLLRNKEKLGELSNVPLHGGCSAIVSNKLPGKLTDPGVFTIPCLFGSNTNTRALADLGASINLMPFSLYEKLDLGELSPTRMTLSLADRSVKHPRGIVENLLVKVISLFFRPISLF is encoded by the coding sequence ATGTCTAGGAAGTTAGATGAAAGATTACCCGGTCAGTTTGCAGCTAACACCCAACCTAACCCGAATGCTCATGTAAAAGCCATTACCACTCGTAGTGGCAGAACCGTAGGGAACCCGAGCGTAGAAGAGAGAGAGGTTGATGAGGATGGAGACATTATAGATGAAGTGATAGAGATGGAGGCTCCCGGCAAAGTGCAAAAGAGGCTaagcccagcaagtaccgcacagccCGGTGAATCTCAAAGTGAGAAGAAAGTTGAGAAAAAGCCCATAGACGTTAGACCTTCACCCTATGTGAATCATGCGTATGCTCCGTTTCCCTCGCGCCTTAAGAATCAAAAATACTCAAGGGAATACGGGCAGTTCTTAGATATCTTCAAGCAATTGAAGATTAATCTTCCGTTTATAGAGGCACTCCAGTCCATGCCAAAATATGCAAAATTTTTGAAGGACCTTCTTAGGAATAAGGAGAAATTAGGTGAGTTGTCTAATGTCCCATTGCATGGAGGGTGTTCGGCCATCGTTTCAAATAAGTTGCCCGGAAAGCTTACCGATCCCGGTGTGTTCACTATTCCTTGTCTATTCGGTAGTAACACGAACACTAGAGCCTTAGCCGACCTAGGTGCTAGCATTAATTTGATGCCCTTTTCGCTTTACGAGAAGCTAGATTTAGGCGAGCTTTCACCTACTCGAATGACATTGTCCTTAGCTGATAGGTCCGTGAAACACCCGAGGGGAATAGTTGAGAATTTGCTTGTTAAGGTGATAAGTTTGTTTTTCCGGCCGATTTCGTTATTCTAG